TACGTGCGcacacgtacgtacgtacgtactcgTAACTCGTTGATCGATTACTACAAGCATGCTGTGCCTTTGCCTTGGTCTGGGTGTGCATTTGGCCTACAGCAGGCTGGGGCGTGGCGTTGGACTGGCTCCGTTTGGGCTCGGGCTTCCCAGTTAGGGCAAACTCGTAGTAAATATGCACGTTGTTCATCCCGAGCTACCCACCCCCTTGAAGCTGGCTGCTAGAGAGACGGACTGACGGACCAAAAGACGCAGGAAACAAGCAACCAATTAAACACTGCAACAGTACTGGCTCTGACAGGCTAGGCCCTTGTCCTGTCTCCACTAACATTCCTGATGGCTgattcccctctctctctctctctctcagctagCTAGCTCGTTATATTGCTGGGCTAGCGCACGTCATTGCTCAAAAGCAAGAGGAAGGGTGGGAAGCCTGCAAGGTTAAGGTAGTTTTGCTAGCTCCTTCTGAAGAGCTGCAGCTTGCCTTGCGCTGGGGCTGTGGATACAGGAAAGGAGAGGATGGGGAGGGGCAGGGTTGAGATGAAGCGCATCGAGAACAAGATCAACCGGCAGGTGACCTTCTCCAAGCGCCGGAACGGCCTCCTCAAGAAGGCCTACGAGCTCTCCGTGCTCTGCGACGCCGAGGTGGCGCTCATCGTCTTCTCCGGCCGCGGCAAGCTATATGAGTTCGGCAGCGCGGGGTACGGGTCTCCGTCTGTACTTGATCGTATGCAATTCTTGCGGATCTGCTAGCTGCTTTCTTGCTTCCttgattttgtttgttttttctcgCGCCTGGTTTAAATCTCATGTTGTTTACTGGTTTTTGGTAACAATTTCCATATTCTTCACCTCCACCTGGTTCGGCTACACGATAGTAGTATTTATTGTGCTCCGTTGCATATGTATGTGCAAACTCTAGGCTTCGGTGTCCTCCCAAGTGTGCAATGGATCGATGGAGACCTAGCTACATGTTTGGGGAATCTTCTCCAAAAAATTCCATGCCCACTttccctttcttccttcttctccggGAAATTGGAGAGCGGTACTCTTTTTTGGTCTTTGCTTTTGGGGTCAGATGTTGTGTGTGCCTGTGTCAGGAGTCAGGACCGAGAATATATACGAGAGAACCAGATAAAACGCTAGTTTTTACGATAGCATGAGAGGTTTGAAGTAGAAGAGGGATTTTCCCCCCCATTTAGATCCTGGATCAAGTAGTCTTTATGTAAATCTTGCTCGAAGATGTTGCTTTGGTGCCCACTGCATTTTTCCCTCGTCAAGTACACATCATCCTGCCATTTCTTTCAGGTAAATTCCATATTTTGTTACACCTGTTTGATAATCTTTTCACCaggtttcctttttcttccttgcgAAGCTAATGTCTGTGTGATCTTGattcttatgattttttttaaaaaatactagagatCTCATCAATGCAAACTGCAAACTAAGGACAATATTTTTTACTTGAGTTCATGTAGTACAAGTGTTGAGGACTTGAGGCTGATGAGGGTTAACATAGTTCATCGCACTAGTGTATTTTCATCTTATTTGCTTACTTCCAGCGTGTTTGTTTGTAATTTCATTTACTCAAACTAATGCATTAAGTTGTATTATACGATATGAAGGTTCATTAATCAGCCtttgttctaaaaaaataattgatTGTCATCACCAGTTCACTCCTACCATGCTCACATTGTGAACTTATTTTATGTTGACAAGTAACGGTCAATTAGTTCATTGTCATTCTCTCTCAAGGCATAGCAATTTCACCAAGGATTCTTTGATTTTTGCTTAACAAATAGCTCAAAAACTGATCATCATGtgttctgtttctttttttttttttcaatcgtGATAAGTGTGACCTGCTACTACCTCATGCTTATACGAAGTAAAGTTATCAATCTGTTTTCTATATATGAACTTTGTTGGTAAAATTTTGTGCCAATGCTTATATCTTGTACATACTTGCTCAGCGAGAAAGACAAATGGTGTTACGACAAGTTTTACTAACAtgcaaaaaatgaaaatgataatAGCAAAGCATCAAATATAATATTCCGTCGATCGTTACATTTTTGTAAAGGGAATATTCAATTGTATGGATTGCTGAATGTAATGTGGGCGGCTTTTTAGggtatttttttatctatactCCATGATACAATATAATCTATTCTACACTAGACAACACACTTTTGTTTAAAGGAATGCATAGTGAGGAGTCTCTGTGGTACATAAAACATACTTAACTATTTCACAAGGCATGCCTAATGATCTCTTATTCTTTGGCTTTGTATGATGTAGAAACACATATTTCCAATTCCACCATTCATATGCACAGTTTTTATGATGAATTACATATATAGGGTTTATGGTTAGTCCTGAGAATTGAGCATCATCAAATTAAGTTATctagaaagaaaattttggcatgatCAAGATCACAAATTCCCATGCACAAGCCTTTCGACCATATAACGTAAGTATCTGTAATTTTGTACATAGTATCTATTTAGATTCAGTTTCATATCGATTACTTTCTACAGAGTAAACAAGACATTGGAAAAGTACCATAATTGTTGTTACAACGCTCAAAGTTCCAACACTGGTTTTCGTGGTGAGCCTCAGGTATAGTTAGCTTCATGCCTTGGtaacttatccaaattcttgagAATATTTCATTTGCAAAATGTATGACAATAACTTTTTCAATGCTTGAGATCAGACTCTACGAAGCGACTCTCGTATATCTCAAAGATCTTATTGTTCATTACTAGGATGCCATGATAATAGTTGTACTTGCTAAAACAACAATCAattacaattttcttttctagacATTCAAAAGCACTTCAACTTCCTTCGGCTACTGCAATGAAAATGTGTTAATTTCAAGCTTGTGTTGCTTGCAATTTTGCTACACAATATGTGGCTAAGAATTTACTCAAACACATGGTTGTAGTCAAAATATgggaccaaaaaaaaaaggtgtgaATTCAGTCTGGTTATCTGAAAGTTTTATTATTGTGGATCGGATATGTTTCTTCCAATAACTTCTGATCCCCATTAAAATGGTGCGTATCTCCTAGACTTCTCAAAATGTAAGGGCTTCTAGTAAAATCAACCGAGAGAGTAGTAAATTTAAGGAACTAATGTATTAGCCAGGCATTTTACAAAGATCCGTACGTAATATATATTTGCAGCCACTGAGATCAATTAAATTTAATCTGAATGGTCAACACGCACACATATTATATTGCATTAATGACCATTCAGATTACATGAATGTTAGAACAGCCCCTTGGTGTTGTATCGTCACGCCATCATCTCTCTAATTTATTTTCGTTTGATATACAGAGTTGGTACCAAGAAATGTCAAGACTCAAGGATAAGTTTGAATCTCTCCAACGCTCCCATAGGTATCAATATTAATCCACTCAACCTTTGTTATCCACGTGCACATGATCAACTACATTATGCATTAACTGGGTCAAATTACTTTTCATTGCAACTATACTCACATAGTAGTGCTTGTTAATTTGAAAGGCACATGCTTGGTGAGGACCTTGGACCACTGAGTGTAAAGGAACTGCAGCAACTGGAAAAGCAACTGGAATCTGCACTATCACAGGCTCGACAGCGGAAGGTCCTCCATGTACATCAATACCCTAACATGCTAAAGTATAACATAGTAATGCACGCTTAATTGATTTTATCTGTTACACAATAGTGCAGGAATTGTCCAGCGTAACGAAGCAGGGATTAATTTAATTTTGATTTGTTATAGGTTTAAGCATTGTACTAACGTAGTAATTAATGCATGTTTAAGCATTGGAGCCTGAATCCTTTATATTTGTTTCAGACTCAAATCATGATGGAACAGGTGGATGAGCTTCGCCGAAAGGTATGTCGATCCAACGGCCTTTGTTCTAACCATACTGGTAGTCATATTTGGTAAATTTATATATTTCTATTTAAAATGTACATCAtgcaattttttagaaaaaagcaACATAAATTATGTTTATAAAAAAGTGCACTAGATTAATTGCTGTATGTCATTTGTTACAAGTTCTGTACATACTGTTTCTGTGTGATATGTTAACAAAAGGAGGAATTATTTGTTCTATCAGAACATCATTATCAATTCATGAATTACTGTACGACATTTGGATAGTTGGCATAGGTGCATTTTACAAGATTGGCTGTTTTCAAGTAGTTGACATCCATGCTAATATATGTCACCGCAATTTCCAAATGTCACGTTATGAGACTGAAGTACATGCGCGTTACCAGATTATCACAGATACACAGCAACATGAGCTACCTAGCTTGCTGAAGTTTGCATATGTCACAGATTGCATCTAGTAGAATTTCTATTTTGTAGTACCAGTTGATAGGGATTTTGCTTAAGTTTCCCATTCCTTTTCACCTTACATACATCCGTTTTGGACTGCTCGCAGGAGCGCCAACTTGGCGAACTTAACAAGCAACTGAAAAACAAGGTTTTGTCAATTAGTTATCGACCATGTCCTTGAATTGTCATTTCGTCCACTGCATATCAAACCAACGCCTCACTGTTATGTTACTTTTCCAACACTTTCAGCTGGAAGCAGAAGGTTGCAACAACTACAGAGCCGTCCATACTTCCTGGGCTCCTGCTGCCACGGTGAGCGCCAACGGCGGCGCCCTCTTGGTGCCAAATGCTC
This genomic window from Phragmites australis chromosome 7, lpPhrAust1.1, whole genome shotgun sequence contains:
- the LOC133924832 gene encoding MADS-box transcription factor 17-like is translated as MGRGRVEMKRIENKINRQVTFSKRRNGLLKKAYELSVLCDAEVALIVFSGRGKLYEFGSAGVNKTLEKYHNCCYNAQSSNTGFRGEPQSWYQEMSRLKDKFESLQRSHRHMLGEDLGPLSVKELQQLEKQLESALSQARQRKTQIMMEQVDELRRKERQLGELNKQLKNKLEAEGCNNYRAVHTSWAPAATVSANGGALLVPNAHPPAAMDCGPTLQIGYHQFVAPEAVAAMPRSSAEGGENSNFILGWAL